The nucleotide window TCGAGGATGCGGGCGCGTCCCCAGTCGCCGACCCGATGTTGGCCGTCGAGGCGACCGACGCGACGCCACGGACCGACGCCGACTACGTGATCCTCACGAGCAAAACCGGCGCGGAACTCGTCTCCGCAGCCGGCTGGGATCCCGGGGATGCCACCATCTGTGCGATCGGCCCTGCGACCGCCGATGCGCTCCGCGAGGAGGGCTACACCGTCGATATCGTCCCCGAGGAGTACACCTCGAGTGGCCTCGTTGCGACCCTCGAAGCCGACGTCGACGGCGCACGCATCGAGGTCGCCCGCAGCGACCACGGCAGCGCGGTCTTGCTCGAGGGCCTCGAGGAGGCGGGTGCGTACATCCACGAGACGATCCTCTACCGGCTGGTCCGTCCCGCGGACAGCGGCGAATCGGCCGAACTGGCTGCCGATGGAGAGCTCGATGCCACCTGTTTCACCTCGTCGCTGACCGTCGAGCACTTCCTCGAGGCCGCCGCCGACCGTGGTGTGCGCGAGGAGGCGCTCGCCGGACTCGAGGACGTTACGGTCGGCGTCATCGGCGAGCCGACGGCCGACACCGCCGCCGCGCTGGGGATCGGCGTCGATGTCGTTCCT belongs to Natronorubrum aibiense and includes:
- a CDS encoding uroporphyrinogen-III synthase; translation: MSDTPTVAVFRPDDDRLTDAVALLEDAGASPVADPMLAVEATDATPRTDADYVILTSKTGAELVSAAGWDPGDATICAIGPATADALREEGYTVDIVPEEYTSSGLVATLEADVDGARIEVARSDHGSAVLLEGLEEAGAYIHETILYRLVRPADSGESAELAADGELDATCFTSSLTVEHFLEAAADRGVREEALAGLEDVTVGVIGEPTADTAAALGIGVDVVPADATFEALARETLEAIGTTPA